The proteins below are encoded in one region of Drosophila santomea strain STO CAGO 1482 chromosome 3R, Prin_Dsan_1.1, whole genome shotgun sequence:
- the LOC120451446 gene encoding calcineurin B homologous protein 1 isoform X2, giving the protein MQFTPNQIERLYSRFTSLDRNDCGTLSREDLMRIPELAINPLCERIVHSFFAESNDDRVNFRQFMNVLAHFRPLRDNKQSKLNSREEKLKFAFKMYDLDDDGVISRDELLSILHMMVGANISQDQLVSIAERTILEADLCCQGKISFEDFCKALDRTDVDQKMSIRFLN; this is encoded by the exons ATGCAAT TCACCCCCAACCAAATTGAGCGACTTTACTCCCGCTTCACCTCTTTGGATCGCAACGATTGCGGAACCCTGTCCCGGGAGGATCTGATGCGAATCCCGGAACTAGCCATTAATCCGCTGTGCGAGCGAATAGTTCACTCCTTCTTTGCTGAGAGCAATGACGATCGGGTGAACTTCCGGCAGTTCATGAACGTACTGGCGCACTTTCGCCCGCTGAGGGATAACAAGCAGAGCAAGCTCAACAGCCGAGAGGAGAAGCTAAAGTTCGCCTTCAAGATGTACGATCTGGATGACGATGGTGTGATCAGCAGAGACGAGCTACTGTCCATTCTGCACATGATGGTAGGGGCGAACATAAGCCAGGACCAGTTGGTCAGCATTGCGGAGAGGACGATCCTGGAGGCAGACCTTTGCTGCCAGGGTAAGATCTCGTTCGAAGACTTCTGCAAAGCTCTGGACCGCACCGACGTGGACCAGAAGATGTCTATACGGTTTCTCAACTAA